The Vibrio tubiashii ATCC 19109 genome has a segment encoding these proteins:
- the glyS gene encoding glycine--tRNA ligase subunit beta, producing the protein MAKEFLIELGTEELPPTQLRTLAEAFAANFEAELKGADLAHEGVKWYAAPRRLALKVSALAEGQADKVVEKRGPAVSVAFDADGNATKAAQGWARGNGITVEQADRLVTDKGEWLLFKQEVKGQATSEIVVELAAKALGNLPIAKPMRWGNKTTQFIRPVKTLTMLMGSDLIEGEILGVASDRTIRGHRFMGEQEFTIESAEQYPAILEERGKVMADYEARKAIILADSQKAAAAVGGVADLEDDLVEEVTSLVEWPVVLTAKFEEEFLKVPSEALVYTMKGDQKYFPVYDDNKKLLPNFIFVSNIESKEPRYVIEGNEKVVRPRLADAEFFFNTDRKRPLIDRLPELEQAIFQKQLGTIKDKTDRITELAGYIAEQIDADVEKSKRAGLLAKCDLMTSMVFEFTDTQGVMGMHYATHDGEDEQVALALYEQYMPRFAGDELPSTGISSAVAMADKLDTIVGIFGIGQAPKGSDPFALRRASLGVLRIIVENGYNLDLTDLIAKAQSLFGDKLTNANVADDVIEFMLGRFNAWYKDEGFSVDIIQAVLANRPTKPADFDQRVKAVSHFRELEAAEALAAANKRVGNILAKFDGELATDIDLALLQEDAEKALAESVEVMTEALEPAFATGNYQEALSKLADLREPVDAFFDNVMVMADDEALKKNRLTLLNNLRNLFLEIADISLLQK; encoded by the coding sequence ATGGCTAAAGAATTTCTAATTGAACTAGGTACTGAAGAGCTACCACCAACGCAACTTCGCACTCTAGCGGAAGCGTTCGCAGCAAACTTCGAAGCAGAGTTAAAAGGCGCAGACCTAGCACACGAAGGTGTGAAATGGTACGCCGCTCCTCGTCGTCTAGCACTTAAGGTTTCAGCACTAGCTGAAGGCCAAGCAGACAAAGTAGTAGAGAAGCGTGGCCCTGCAGTTTCTGTGGCATTCGATGCTGACGGTAACGCGACTAAAGCGGCTCAAGGTTGGGCACGTGGTAACGGTATCACGGTTGAACAAGCTGACCGTCTAGTGACAGACAAAGGCGAATGGCTTCTTTTCAAACAAGAGGTGAAAGGCCAAGCAACGTCTGAAATCGTTGTTGAGCTGGCAGCAAAAGCACTGGGTAATCTACCTATTGCTAAGCCAATGCGTTGGGGTAACAAGACAACTCAGTTTATCCGCCCGGTTAAAACGCTAACTATGCTAATGGGCTCTGACCTTATCGAAGGTGAGATCCTAGGCGTAGCATCGGACCGTACTATCCGCGGTCACCGCTTCATGGGTGAGCAAGAGTTCACTATCGAATCAGCAGAGCAATACCCAGCGATCCTAGAAGAGCGCGGTAAAGTTATGGCTGATTACGAAGCGCGTAAAGCGATCATCCTTGCTGACTCGCAAAAAGCAGCAGCGGCCGTTGGCGGTGTTGCTGATCTAGAAGATGACCTAGTAGAAGAAGTGACTTCTCTGGTTGAGTGGCCAGTAGTCTTAACTGCGAAGTTTGAAGAAGAGTTCCTAAAAGTACCTTCTGAAGCGCTGGTTTACACTATGAAAGGTGACCAGAAGTACTTCCCTGTTTACGATGACAACAAGAAGCTACTGCCTAACTTCATCTTCGTTTCAAACATCGAATCAAAAGAGCCTCGCTACGTCATCGAAGGTAACGAGAAGGTTGTTCGCCCACGTCTAGCGGATGCAGAGTTCTTCTTCAACACTGACCGTAAGCGTCCTCTAATCGACCGTCTACCTGAGCTAGAGCAAGCTATCTTCCAGAAGCAGCTTGGTACTATCAAAGACAAGACAGACCGCATCACAGAGCTTGCTGGCTACATCGCTGAGCAGATCGATGCTGACGTTGAAAAATCTAAGCGTGCAGGTCTTCTGGCGAAGTGTGACCTAATGACATCAATGGTATTCGAGTTTACCGATACTCAAGGTGTAATGGGCATGCACTACGCGACTCACGATGGTGAAGATGAGCAAGTTGCACTGGCGCTTTACGAGCAGTACATGCCTCGTTTCGCGGGTGACGAGCTACCAAGCACAGGGATCTCTTCTGCGGTAGCAATGGCAGACAAGCTAGATACTATCGTTGGTATCTTCGGTATTGGTCAAGCTCCTAAGGGCTCTGACCCATTCGCACTTCGTCGTGCATCACTAGGTGTACTACGTATTATCGTAGAAAACGGCTACAACCTAGACCTAACTGACCTAATTGCTAAAGCTCAGTCTCTATTTGGTGACAAGCTGACTAACGCAAATGTTGCTGACGACGTAATCGAGTTTATGCTTGGTCGTTTCAATGCATGGTACAAAGACGAAGGCTTCAGCGTGGATATCATCCAAGCTGTACTGGCTAACCGTCCAACTAAGCCTGCAGACTTCGATCAGCGTGTGAAAGCAGTATCTCACTTCCGTGAGCTAGAAGCCGCAGAAGCACTAGCTGCAGCGAACAAACGTGTAGGTAACATCCTAGCGAAATTCGACGGTGAGCTAGCGACAGACATCGACCTTGCGCTTCTACAAGAAGACGCAGAAAAAGCACTAGCTGAAAGCGTTGAAGTGATGACAGAAGCGCTAGAGCCAGCGTTCGCAACTGGTAACTACCAA
- the glyQ gene encoding glycine--tRNA ligase subunit alpha produces MQNYDIKTFQGMILALQDYWAQNGCTIVQPLDMEVGAGTSHPMTCLRALGPEPMSTAYVQPSRRPTDGRYGENPNRLQHYYQFQVALKPSPDNIQELYLGSLEVLGIDPLVHDIRFVEDNWENPTLGAWGLGWEVWLNGMEVTQFTYFQQVGGLECKPVTGEITYGIERLAMYIQEVDSVYDLVWNIAPDGSKVTYGDIFHQNEVEQSTYNFEHADVDFLFTFFDQCEKECKELLELEKPLPLPAYERILKAGHAFNILDARKAISVTERQRYILRIRNLTKSVAEAYYASREALGFPMCRNEEK; encoded by the coding sequence ATGCAAAATTACGATATCAAAACCTTCCAGGGAATGATCCTCGCGCTGCAGGATTACTGGGCACAAAACGGTTGTACTATTGTTCAACCTCTAGATATGGAAGTAGGTGCGGGCACCTCTCACCCAATGACATGTCTACGTGCACTTGGCCCAGAGCCAATGTCGACAGCTTACGTTCAACCTTCACGTCGCCCGACCGATGGTCGCTATGGTGAAAACCCGAACCGTCTGCAGCACTACTATCAGTTCCAAGTAGCTCTAAAACCATCTCCAGATAACATCCAGGAGTTGTACCTAGGCTCGCTTGAAGTTCTTGGTATCGACCCGCTAGTACACGATATTCGTTTCGTAGAAGACAACTGGGAAAACCCTACGCTAGGCGCATGGGGTCTTGGTTGGGAAGTATGGCTAAACGGCATGGAAGTGACTCAGTTTACTTACTTCCAGCAAGTAGGTGGCCTTGAGTGTAAACCTGTTACTGGTGAGATCACTTACGGTATCGAGCGTCTAGCAATGTACATCCAAGAAGTGGACTCTGTTTACGACCTAGTGTGGAACATCGCACCAGACGGCAGCAAAGTGACTTACGGTGACATCTTCCACCAAAACGAAGTGGAACAATCAACGTACAACTTCGAACACGCAGACGTAGATTTCCTATTCACGTTCTTCGATCAGTGTGAAAAAGAGTGTAAAGAGCTACTTGAGCTAGAGAAGCCACTTCCGCTTCCAGCTTACGAGCGCATTCTAAAAGCGGGTCACGCATTCAACATCCTTGATGCGCGCAAAGCTATCTCTGTAACAGAGCGCCAACGTTACATCCTTCGTATCCGCAACCTGACTAAGTCTGTTGCTGAGGCGTACTACGCATCACGTGAAGCGCTTGGCTTCCCAATGTGCCGCAACGAGGAGAAGTAA
- a CDS encoding TMEM165/GDT1 family protein: MSVLAISITTVALAEIGDKTQLLSLLLASRYRKPLPIITAIFLATIANHALAAWLGVVVADYLSPEVLKWVLVVSFIAMAGWVLIPDKLDDDEQFSNRGPFVASFIAFFIAEVGDKTQIATSILGAQYPDALTWVILGTTIGMLLANVPVVLIGKLSADKMPLDFIRKITALLFITLATAAAVFQ; the protein is encoded by the coding sequence GTGAGCGTTTTAGCTATTTCTATCACCACCGTTGCCTTGGCGGAAATCGGTGACAAAACCCAACTTTTATCTCTGCTTTTAGCCAGTCGATACCGCAAGCCATTACCTATTATCACTGCGATATTCTTAGCAACAATCGCGAATCATGCCTTAGCTGCTTGGCTCGGTGTGGTGGTGGCGGACTATCTTTCGCCCGAAGTTCTTAAATGGGTGTTGGTGGTCAGCTTTATTGCCATGGCTGGCTGGGTACTGATCCCTGACAAACTTGATGATGATGAACAGTTTTCGAATCGAGGGCCGTTTGTCGCAAGCTTCATTGCCTTTTTTATCGCTGAAGTTGGAGATAAGACTCAAATCGCAACTTCGATTCTTGGTGCGCAGTATCCAGACGCACTGACATGGGTCATTCTGGGTACCACGATTGGTATGTTGCTGGCCAATGTCCCAGTGGTACTTATTGGCAAACTATCCGCTGATAAGATGCCGCTAGATTTCATTCGCAAGATTACTGCTTTGCTGTTTATTACTCTGGCGACCGCGGCAGCCGTGTTTCAATAA
- the tusA gene encoding sulfurtransferase TusA — MTFNPEQATKTLEAEGLRCPEPVMMVRKTIRTMQDGEVLLVKADDPSTTRDIPSFCRFMDHQLIGSQTEQLPYQYLIKKGMA, encoded by the coding sequence ATGACATTCAATCCAGAACAGGCAACCAAGACATTAGAGGCGGAAGGATTACGCTGCCCAGAGCCAGTGATGATGGTCAGGAAGACAATTAGAACCATGCAAGATGGTGAAGTACTGCTCGTTAAGGCGGATGACCCATCAACAACTCGCGACATTCCAAGCTTTTGTCGCTTTATGGACCACCAATTGATTGGCTCGCAAACCGAGCAACTGCCTTATCAGTATCTGATCAAGAAAGGAATGGCTTAA
- a CDS encoding LysR family transcriptional regulator yields the protein MELEDIYRRDLNLLVALRVLIEECSVSKAANRLNLSQSAMSRVLGRLRDMLGDPLFTRQGQHLIPTEKALEIDRCLGEPLESLRQLLSPIEFEPSSCDQTFNIATTDYAMQTILPFALPRIYQEAPNVSFNFLPLQHDRLADQLTYEGADLAICRPIGPVEPLRSEILGRVGVLCLLSKQHPLADKELSLQDYLNYPHAMIAISDGVKALIEGALVDQPKRKMVLRAYHLEAALAIVDTMPLIITVPADLAYLVAERYDLVIKPLPFQFTPFDYSMIWHPRCEHSPAQEWLRGIVKEECSRLIAKRIDDIGLD from the coding sequence GTGGAATTAGAAGATATTTATCGTCGAGATCTCAACCTATTGGTCGCATTGCGCGTACTGATTGAAGAGTGCAGCGTGAGCAAAGCTGCGAATCGCCTTAACCTTAGTCAATCCGCGATGAGTCGTGTTTTGGGGCGGCTACGCGATATGCTTGGCGACCCTTTGTTCACCCGCCAAGGTCAACATCTGATTCCGACAGAAAAGGCACTCGAAATTGATCGCTGTTTAGGTGAGCCACTAGAATCACTTCGTCAGTTGTTGTCACCAATTGAGTTTGAACCAAGCAGCTGCGATCAGACGTTTAATATCGCTACGACGGACTACGCAATGCAAACTATCTTGCCGTTTGCTTTGCCACGTATTTATCAAGAAGCGCCCAATGTGTCGTTTAACTTTTTACCACTTCAGCATGATAGATTAGCCGATCAGCTCACCTATGAAGGTGCAGACCTAGCGATCTGCCGCCCAATTGGCCCTGTAGAGCCACTGCGTAGCGAAATTTTGGGTCGGGTTGGGGTGTTGTGCCTACTATCGAAGCAGCACCCATTAGCAGACAAAGAGCTCAGCTTGCAGGATTATCTCAACTACCCGCATGCGATGATCGCTATTAGTGATGGTGTTAAGGCGTTGATTGAAGGGGCGTTAGTTGACCAACCTAAGCGCAAGATGGTGCTGCGTGCGTACCATCTAGAGGCTGCGTTGGCGATTGTCGATACCATGCCACTGATTATTACGGTTCCGGCAGACTTGGCTTATTTGGTCGCTGAACGCTATGACCTAGTCATCAAGCCACTGCCATTTCAGTTTACCCCGTTCGACTATTCGATGATTTGGCACCCACGCTGTGAGCATTCGCCTGCTCAGGAGTGGTTACGCGGAATCGTAAAGGAAGAGTGCAGTCGCTTGATTGCCAAGCGCATTGACGATATTGGTTTGGACTAA
- the acuI gene encoding acrylyl-CoA reductase (NADPH) — MFNALILNQEEKRTIASIEQIDEAQLPEGDVLIDVDYSSLNYKDGLAITGKGKIIRNFPMVPGIDLAGTVVSSEDKRYQAGDKVVLTGWGVGENHWGGMAQRARLKADWLVPLPKGLDSKKAMMVGTAGFTGMLCVQALLDAGIKPEDGEILVTGASGGVGSVAVTLLAQLGYKVAAVTGRVEQNGPLLEKLGASRIIDRVEFEEPARPLEKQVWAGAVDTVGSKVLAKVLAQMDYNSAVAACGLAGGFDLPTTVMPFILRNVRLQGIDSVSCPTEKRIAAWEKLVELLPDSYFEQACTEVELAEAPKYAEDITNGQVTGRVVIKL; from the coding sequence ATGTTCAACGCACTGATTCTAAACCAAGAAGAAAAACGTACTATTGCTTCTATCGAGCAAATCGACGAAGCACAACTGCCAGAAGGCGACGTACTGATTGATGTTGATTACTCATCACTAAACTACAAAGACGGTTTAGCAATCACAGGGAAAGGCAAAATCATCCGTAACTTCCCTATGGTTCCAGGTATCGACTTAGCCGGTACCGTAGTCAGCTCTGAAGACAAACGTTACCAAGCAGGCGACAAAGTGGTGCTGACTGGTTGGGGCGTCGGTGAAAACCACTGGGGTGGTATGGCCCAGCGTGCTCGCCTGAAAGCTGACTGGCTCGTTCCGTTACCAAAAGGTCTAGATAGCAAGAAAGCCATGATGGTTGGTACGGCTGGCTTCACAGGTATGCTATGTGTCCAAGCACTACTTGATGCAGGGATTAAACCTGAAGATGGCGAAATTCTTGTTACTGGTGCAAGTGGCGGTGTTGGCTCAGTAGCAGTAACGCTATTGGCGCAGCTAGGTTACAAAGTGGCGGCGGTAACAGGTCGTGTTGAGCAAAATGGCCCACTACTGGAGAAACTAGGTGCAAGTCGCATTATCGACCGTGTTGAGTTTGAAGAACCAGCACGCCCACTTGAAAAGCAAGTTTGGGCAGGTGCAGTTGATACAGTAGGCAGTAAAGTACTGGCAAAAGTACTGGCTCAAATGGATTACAACAGCGCGGTAGCAGCATGCGGTCTAGCGGGTGGTTTTGACCTACCAACCACAGTGATGCCTTTCATTTTGCGTAACGTTCGCCTACAAGGTATTGACTCAGTCTCTTGCCCAACCGAAAAACGCATTGCCGCGTGGGAGAAACTGGTAGAGCTACTTCCAGATAGCTACTTTGAGCAAGCTTGTACTGAAGTAGAATTGGCTGAAGCACCAAAATACGCGGAAGATATCACTAACGGTCAAGTAACAGGTCGTGTTGTGATTAAGCTATAA
- the ilvA gene encoding threonine ammonia-lyase, biosynthetic, producing the protein MTDSLFSGKANQTGADYLRQILRAPVYEVATVTPLQEMPRLAARIGNNVQIKREDRQPVHSFKLRGAYNMVASLSEKQKAAGVIAASAGNHAQGMALSGTKLGIKTTIVMPKTTPDIKVEAVRGFGGNVVLHGNNFDEAKAEAERLSAEHGYTFVPPFDHPLVIAGQGTIGMEMLQQNGHLDYIFVPVGGGGLAAGVAVLVKQLMPEIKVIAVEPEDSSCLKAALDAGEPVVLDQVSMFADGVAVKRIGDETFRLCQKYIDGHISVSSDEICAAVKDIFEDTRAIAEPSGAVALAGLKKFAEQNGLKDKNLGTVLSGANTNFHGLRYVSERCELGEKREGLLAVTIPERQGAFFEFCNLIGGRAVTEFNYRYSDDALANIFVGVRLQDGQEELDNIIHDLRDGGYPVVDLSDDEMAKLHVRYMIGGKPSKPLKERLYSFEFPEYPGALLKFLSTLGTHWNISLFNYRNHGADYGRVLCGFELDESDLSRFSAHLRELGYQCKDETDNPSYKFFLS; encoded by the coding sequence ATGACTGACTCTTTATTTTCAGGGAAAGCTAACCAAACTGGCGCAGATTACCTGCGCCAGATCTTAAGAGCCCCAGTCTATGAAGTGGCGACAGTAACGCCACTTCAGGAAATGCCTCGCCTTGCTGCGCGTATTGGTAATAACGTACAAATCAAACGTGAAGACCGCCAACCGGTTCATTCGTTTAAGTTGCGCGGTGCTTACAACATGGTTGCAAGCCTTAGTGAAAAGCAAAAAGCAGCGGGGGTTATTGCAGCCTCTGCGGGTAACCATGCTCAGGGTATGGCGCTTTCTGGGACCAAGCTCGGCATCAAGACCACTATCGTGATGCCAAAAACCACGCCAGACATTAAAGTCGAAGCGGTACGTGGTTTTGGCGGTAACGTGGTGCTGCACGGCAATAACTTTGACGAGGCAAAAGCCGAAGCAGAGCGTCTATCAGCAGAACACGGCTATACCTTTGTGCCACCATTCGATCACCCACTAGTGATTGCCGGTCAGGGTACGATTGGTATGGAGATGCTGCAGCAAAATGGTCACCTCGACTACATCTTCGTTCCCGTAGGTGGTGGTGGTCTCGCAGCAGGTGTTGCTGTGCTGGTTAAACAACTGATGCCTGAAATCAAAGTGATTGCCGTTGAACCAGAAGACTCTTCTTGTTTGAAGGCAGCCTTAGACGCAGGTGAACCTGTCGTTCTCGATCAAGTTAGCATGTTTGCTGATGGCGTCGCCGTAAAACGCATTGGTGATGAGACTTTCCGCCTTTGTCAGAAATACATTGATGGTCATATATCGGTATCCAGTGATGAAATCTGCGCAGCTGTGAAGGATATCTTTGAAGACACACGTGCGATTGCCGAACCTTCTGGCGCAGTGGCTTTAGCGGGTTTGAAGAAATTTGCCGAGCAAAATGGGCTGAAAGATAAAAACCTAGGCACGGTTCTTTCAGGTGCCAACACTAACTTCCACGGTCTACGTTACGTCTCTGAGCGCTGTGAACTGGGTGAGAAACGTGAAGGTCTATTGGCGGTGACGATTCCTGAACGTCAGGGCGCTTTCTTTGAGTTCTGCAATCTAATCGGTGGCCGTGCCGTGACTGAGTTTAACTACCGTTACAGTGATGACGCACTAGCCAATATCTTTGTTGGTGTTCGTCTGCAAGACGGGCAAGAAGAGCTGGATAACATCATTCATGACTTGCGTGATGGTGGCTACCCTGTGGTCGATCTTTCTGACGACGAAATGGCTAAGCTGCACGTGCGCTATATGATTGGTGGTAAACCTTCTAAACCACTTAAAGAACGTTTATATAGCTTTGAGTTTCCTGAATACCCTGGTGCACTATTGAAGTTTTTGAGCACACTGGGAACGCATTGGAATATCAGCTTGTTCAACTATCGTAACCATGGTGCTGACTATGGTCGCGTACTGTGTGGCTTTGAGTTAGATGAATCCGATTTATCTCGCTTCTCTGCTCACCTACGCGAACTGGGTTACCAGTGCAAGGATGAAACCGACAACCCGTCGTACAAATTCTTCCTCTCTTAA
- the ilvD gene encoding dihydroxy-acid dehydratase, which produces MPKYRSATTTHGRNMAGARALWRATGVKDEDFGKPIIAVVNSFTQFVPGHVHLKDMGQLVAREIEKAGGIAKEFNTIAVDDGIAMGHGGMLYSLPSRELIADSVEYMVNAHCADAMVCISNCDKITPGMLMASMRLNIPVIFVSGGPMEAGKTKLSDQIIKLDLVDAMIQGADPQVSDEQSEQIERSACPTCGSCSGMFTANSMNCLTEALGLSQPGNGSMLATHADREQLFLNAGRRIVELTRRYYEQDDESALPRNIATFDAFENAMALDIAMGGSTNTILHLLAAAQEGEVDFDMEDIDRLSRQVPHLCKVAPSTQKYHMEDVHRAGGVMAILGELDRAGLLHNQARTVLGLSMKEQLAKYDIIQTEDEEVLKFFRAGPAGIRTTQAFSQDCRWDRLDDDRAEGCIRTKDNAFSQEGGLAVLSGNIALDGCIVKTAGVDESIHKFTGPAVVFESQEDAVEGILGGKVKAGDVVVIRYEGPKGGPGMQEMLYPTTYLKSMGLGKECALLTDGRFSGGTSGLSIGHASPEAANGGAIGLVKQGDMIAIDIPNRSISLQVSEQELAERRAKQDELGWKPVDRQREVSFALKAYASMATSADKGAVRDKSKLEG; this is translated from the coding sequence ATGCCAAAATATAGATCAGCAACCACAACACACGGACGCAATATGGCCGGTGCGCGCGCCTTATGGCGTGCTACGGGCGTTAAAGACGAAGATTTCGGTAAACCTATCATCGCGGTAGTCAACTCGTTTACCCAGTTTGTACCAGGCCACGTGCACTTAAAAGACATGGGTCAGTTGGTAGCGCGTGAGATTGAAAAAGCGGGCGGTATCGCCAAAGAATTCAACACCATTGCTGTCGACGACGGTATCGCAATGGGCCACGGCGGTATGCTTTATTCGCTACCGTCACGTGAGCTAATTGCCGACTCAGTTGAGTACATGGTCAATGCCCACTGTGCTGATGCCATGGTATGTATCTCTAACTGTGACAAAATCACCCCGGGGATGCTAATGGCGTCAATGCGCCTCAATATCCCGGTTATCTTTGTTTCTGGTGGTCCAATGGAAGCGGGTAAAACCAAGCTTTCTGATCAGATCATCAAGCTAGACTTGGTTGATGCGATGATCCAAGGCGCTGACCCGCAAGTGTCAGACGAGCAGAGTGAGCAGATCGAACGTAGTGCATGTCCGACATGTGGCTCATGTTCAGGTATGTTTACTGCTAACTCAATGAACTGTCTAACCGAAGCGCTGGGTCTTTCTCAGCCTGGTAACGGCTCAATGCTAGCTACTCACGCTGACCGTGAACAGCTTTTCCTTAATGCAGGCCGTCGCATTGTTGAACTGACGCGTCGTTACTACGAGCAAGATGACGAATCTGCACTACCACGCAACATCGCGACCTTTGACGCATTTGAGAACGCAATGGCACTCGATATTGCAATGGGTGGTTCAACCAACACTATTCTGCACCTGCTGGCAGCAGCACAAGAAGGTGAAGTGGATTTCGATATGGAAGATATTGATCGTCTATCTCGTCAAGTTCCACACCTATGTAAAGTAGCGCCTTCGACGCAGAAATATCATATGGAAGATGTACACCGTGCGGGCGGTGTCATGGCGATTCTTGGTGAACTTGACCGCGCTGGTCTACTTCACAACCAAGCTCGCACCGTTCTTGGACTGTCAATGAAAGAGCAGCTCGCCAAATACGACATCATCCAAACTGAAGATGAAGAAGTCTTGAAATTCTTCCGCGCAGGACCTGCGGGTATTCGTACCACTCAAGCCTTCTCACAAGATTGTCGTTGGGATCGTCTTGATGACGACCGCGCTGAAGGTTGTATCCGCACCAAAGACAACGCCTTCAGCCAAGAGGGTGGTCTGGCCGTTCTTTCTGGCAACATTGCATTAGATGGCTGTATCGTTAAGACCGCAGGTGTGGATGAGAGTATTCATAAATTCACTGGCCCTGCAGTAGTGTTTGAAAGCCAAGAAGATGCGGTTGAAGGCATCCTTGGTGGCAAAGTGAAAGCGGGTGATGTGGTTGTTATCCGTTACGAAGGCCCTAAAGGTGGCCCGGGCATGCAAGAAATGCTCTACCCAACGACATACCTAAAGTCTATGGGACTAGGTAAAGAGTGTGCCCTACTGACGGATGGTCGCTTCTCTGGCGGTACATCTGGCTTGTCTATCGGTCACGCTTCTCCAGAAGCAGCTAACGGTGGTGCGATCGGCTTGGTGAAACAAGGCGATATGATCGCTATTGATATTCCAAACCGTTCAATTTCTTTACAAGTTTCAGAACAAGAACTTGCTGAGCGCCGTGCAAAACAAGATGAGTTAGGCTGGAAACCAGTCGACCGTCAACGTGAAGTTTCATTTGCACTAAAAGCGTACGCAAGTATGGCGACCAGTGCTGACAAAGGTGCAGTACGAGACAAATCTAAGCTAGAGGGCTAG
- the ilvE gene encoding branched-chain-amino-acid transaminase, producing MATKTADYIWFNGEMVPWAEANVHVLTHAMHYGTSVFEGVRCYNTPKGPIVFRHLEHAKRLKDSAKIYRFPIPYSVEEIMEATRETLRQNKLDSAYIRPLGFVGNVGLGVCPPVGTEMDLIIAAFPWGSYLGEEALEKGVDAMISSWNRAAPNTIPTAAKAGGNYLSSLLVGGEARRHGYDEGIALSVDGYLSEGAGENIFVIKDGVITTPPATSAILPGITRDSIMTIARDRGYEVREANIAREALYLADEVFMTGTAAEVVPVATIDKIEVGSGKRGPITKELQEAYFGLFNGTTEDKWGWLDYVYPQDADKA from the coding sequence ATGGCTACAAAAACAGCAGACTACATTTGGTTTAACGGTGAAATGGTTCCTTGGGCCGAGGCTAACGTGCATGTGTTAACTCACGCTATGCACTACGGTACTTCAGTCTTTGAAGGCGTACGCTGCTACAACACACCTAAAGGCCCAATTGTCTTCCGCCATTTAGAGCATGCAAAACGTCTTAAAGATTCAGCGAAAATCTATCGCTTCCCTATTCCATACTCTGTTGAAGAGATTATGGAAGCAACACGCGAAACGCTGCGTCAAAACAAACTTGATAGCGCCTACATTCGCCCACTAGGTTTCGTGGGTAACGTAGGCCTAGGTGTATGCCCACCAGTTGGCACTGAAATGGATCTGATCATTGCAGCTTTCCCTTGGGGTTCATACCTAGGTGAAGAAGCACTAGAGAAAGGTGTAGATGCAATGATCTCTAGCTGGAACCGTGCAGCTCCAAACACAATTCCTACAGCGGCCAAAGCTGGTGGTAACTACCTATCTTCACTACTTGTTGGTGGTGAAGCTCGTCGTCACGGCTACGATGAAGGTATTGCGCTCAGTGTCGATGGTTACCTATCTGAAGGTGCTGGCGAAAACATCTTCGTGATTAAAGATGGTGTTATCACTACGCCACCAGCAACCAGCGCAATCCTGCCTGGTATCACTCGCGATTCAATTATGACTATCGCTCGTGATCGCGGTTATGAAGTGCGTGAAGCAAACATTGCGCGTGAAGCGCTTTACCTAGCAGACGAAGTCTTTATGACAGGTACTGCAGCAGAGGTCGTTCCTGTTGCAACTATCGATAAGATTGAAGTCGGCAGCGGTAAACGTGGCCCAATCACCAAAGAGCTCCAAGAAGCTTACTTCGGCCTATTTAATGGCACCACAGAAGATAAATGGGGTTGGCTAGATTACGTTTACCCACAAGACGCAGACAAAGCTTAA
- the ilvM gene encoding acetolactate synthase 2 small subunit → MERYLIDIKADDKPVLLERVLRVVRHRGFIVKQVAGTQNHESKVASVEIIVDSDRPISFLTNQIEKLWDVRTVEVTQIASDELPNNNLQQKICA, encoded by the coding sequence ATGGAAAGATATCTAATCGACATTAAAGCGGATGATAAACCTGTACTGTTAGAACGCGTTCTTCGTGTGGTACGCCACCGTGGTTTTATTGTTAAGCAAGTTGCTGGTACGCAAAACCACGAGAGCAAAGTCGCTAGCGTTGAAATCATCGTCGACAGTGATCGTCCTATTTCATTTCTCACCAATCAAATCGAGAAGCTTTGGGATGTACGCACTGTTGAAGTCACGCAAATTGCGAGTGACGAACTCCCAAATAACAACCTACAACAAAAGATTTGTGCATAA